From Streptomyces yatensis, one genomic window encodes:
- a CDS encoding phytoene desaturase family protein, producing MARIVVIGSGMGAMAAAARLAVAGHRVVVYERGRTHGGGVGRFARDGFRFDTGPGLLHLPAVYRDLFVKTGKQTLEQSVELIQVDPASRHLFADGTDVRLPNASRAGVLQALDGAFGAGAGERWSDLVNRAREVWDATRRPLLEEPLRADWRVLGRDPYPAAPVRRRGRLGGLFGRGGADGPPTLAAVARRELKDPRAGALLESHALAHGLDPRSAPAAATVLPYVEQTFGTWYVRGGMRALADALHERCRQRKVEFHFDAEVTGIVEKDGRAAGVELADGTVAEADAVVSGIDPALLPPLLGGQAPWREGDVRPEPGVGGGTPGRLTVFLALRGARPEETAHRTVVHAPDREAELDAVFGDGSGLREPCPHPTVTVLRPDDPTVRPDEEHEAVTLTAVVAPHGPVDWTDGSAAEQDAQRLITAAEAAIPGLRDRMLWHEVRTPADTGAETGARGGAVPGPVLAGADGAFLRPANVTRLPGLYLAGGWAHPGGGLAHAGMSGALVAGLIVEGEDWRGSQ from the coding sequence ATGGCACGGATTGTGGTGATCGGCTCCGGGATGGGCGCCATGGCGGCGGCCGCCCGGCTGGCCGTGGCGGGCCACCGGGTGGTGGTGTACGAGCGCGGGCGGACCCATGGCGGCGGGGTCGGCCGCTTCGCGCGGGACGGATTCCGTTTCGACACCGGCCCGGGGCTGCTGCACCTGCCCGCCGTCTACCGGGATCTGTTCGTGAAGACCGGCAAGCAGACCCTGGAGCAGAGCGTCGAGCTCATCCAGGTCGACCCGGCGAGCCGCCATCTTTTCGCCGACGGGACGGATGTCCGGCTGCCCAATGCCTCCCGGGCCGGGGTGCTCCAGGCGCTGGACGGCGCCTTCGGCGCGGGCGCGGGCGAGCGCTGGAGCGATCTGGTCAACCGGGCGCGTGAGGTGTGGGACGCCACCCGCAGACCGCTCCTGGAGGAGCCGCTGCGCGCCGACTGGCGGGTCCTGGGCCGCGATCCCTATCCGGCCGCCCCCGTGCGGCGCCGCGGGCGGCTCGGCGGGCTGTTCGGCCGGGGCGGCGCCGACGGTCCGCCCACGCTCGCCGCCGTGGCCCGCCGTGAGCTGAAGGATCCGCGGGCCGGGGCCCTTCTGGAGAGCCATGCGCTGGCGCACGGCCTCGACCCGCGCTCCGCCCCCGCCGCGGCCACCGTACTGCCCTATGTCGAGCAGACGTTCGGCACCTGGTATGTGCGCGGGGGCATGCGGGCGCTGGCCGATGCCCTGCATGAGCGCTGCCGCCAGCGGAAGGTCGAGTTCCACTTCGACGCCGAGGTCACCGGCATCGTGGAGAAGGACGGCCGCGCGGCGGGCGTGGAGCTGGCCGACGGCACCGTCGCGGAGGCCGACGCGGTGGTCTCGGGCATCGACCCCGCCCTGCTGCCCCCGCTGCTCGGCGGACAGGCGCCCTGGCGGGAGGGGGACGTGCGGCCGGAGCCCGGCGTAGGCGGCGGCACGCCGGGGCGGCTGACCGTCTTTCTGGCGCTGCGCGGCGCCCGCCCCGAGGAGACCGCACACCGCACCGTGGTCCACGCCCCGGACCGGGAGGCGGAGTTGGATGCCGTCTTCGGCGACGGCAGCGGGCTCCGCGAGCCCTGCCCCCACCCCACGGTCACCGTGCTGCGCCCGGACGACCCCACGGTCCGCCCGGACGAGGAGCACGAGGCCGTCACCCTTACCGCCGTCGTCGCCCCGCACGGCCCGGTGGACTGGACGGACGGCTCGGCGGCGGAGCAGGACGCCCAGCGGCTGATCACGGCCGCCGAGGCCGCGATACCGGGGCTGCGGGACCGGATGCTGTGGCATGAGGTCCGCACACCCGCCGACACCGGGGCGGAGACGGGCGCCAGGGGCGGCGCCGTGCCGGGCCCGGTGCTCGCCGGGGCGGACGGCGCGTTTCTGCGGCCCGCCAATGTCACCCGGCTCCCGGGCCTGTATCTGGCGGGCGGCTGGGCCCATCCGGGCGGCGGGC
- a CDS encoding TetR/AcrR family transcriptional regulator, producing MDSSSTRRQATRQKLFEAAVTLIAEQGFSSTTVDEIAERAGVAKGTVYYNFASKTVLFEELLQHGIELLTASLQSAADENAERGGSHVDALDAMVRAGLDFISRYPSLTQLYVAELWRTNRAWQSTLMMVRQRAIAVIEAELRAGVAAQEFSGEIDIPLTASALFGMVLVAALDWQSYQPERSLEDVHAALSRLLQGRVGGTVASG from the coding sequence ATGGACAGCAGCAGCACGCGCCGCCAGGCCACACGCCAGAAACTCTTCGAGGCGGCGGTGACCCTCATCGCCGAACAGGGCTTCTCCTCCACCACAGTGGACGAGATCGCCGAGCGGGCCGGGGTGGCCAAGGGCACGGTCTACTACAACTTCGCCAGTAAGACCGTGCTCTTCGAGGAGCTGCTGCAGCACGGCATCGAGCTGCTGACCGCATCCCTGCAGAGCGCCGCCGACGAGAACGCCGAGCGCGGCGGCAGCCATGTGGACGCGCTGGACGCCATGGTCCGGGCCGGGCTGGACTTCATCTCCCGCTATCCGTCGCTGACCCAGCTGTACGTGGCCGAGCTGTGGCGCACCAACCGCGCCTGGCAGTCCACCTTGATGATGGTCCGGCAGCGGGCCATAGCGGTGATCGAGGCCGAGCTGCGGGCCGGGGTGGCCGCGCAGGAGTTCAGCGGGGAGATCGACATCCCGCTGACGGCGTCGGCGCTGTTCGGGATGGTGCTGGTGGCCGCTCTGGACTGGCAGTCCTATCAGCCGGAGCGGTCGCTGGAGGATGTGCACGCGGCGCTGTCGCGGCTGCTGCAGGGCCGCGTCGGCGGGACCGTGGCCTCCGGATAG